cctattttttttttacattaataaTTTCATTTGGGATAAACATTTCAAGAGTAAAGTTGCGACAGTTGGCCATTTAAAACTGCGTTTCTTTTTTCGTGATGATGACGAGCGCGAGTTCGAGGGCAAAAGCCAAATCTGAAACGGAGAATAAACCCTACAAATAAACTCTATTTTTGCCCGTGTCTCTTCAGGACCCCAAATATTCTCAACAAGGAGAGTCCGGAGAGGAAATCAAAGAACGACAAATGCTCCGTCTCAGTCAAACAGGAGTTTGACCCCACCGGTGAGAAAGCCGCAAAAAGTCAAGTGCTTCACCAGCCAAGCCAAGCTGAacttttgtttagttttgtaAAGTCTCAAGGCCGCATTAGCTGCtcgtctcaatttttttttttttcaagcagtgttGAGAGACCGAAGGAAGAGTTGCTAAACATCTTCTGACAAATAGGAAAGAGATGAACTCAACCTCCTGACTGTACATAAGTGTCAAAGTAGCATGCAAAACGCCAGGGGGCTTAAAACAGAGCCCTGCGCAGTCCCATATTCTTTCCCTCGAAATTCCAAAGAACTTCAGCTGCATTTGACCTTCCATTATATTCCGCTTTTTGCCAGGAACTTCATGACATTGAAttgttatggaaaaaaaaagggaacaaaCTGCTCTTCAAAAAGCCATTTGTGTTCTGGACCCTTGATCCTTCACTTCCTGTGAGGACACGCTTTCCCACCGCTGCGATTAAACGTGAAATATGAGCACCATTATCCCAGAAAATGCTTAGTGAATAAAATCAGGAGGAAGCCACACCAACCAGCTGACCTCATTCGCATAATCACAATTAAGATGAGTAGCGTGCAGTGAGTTGTGTCCACGGCGCGTGTGTGCTCATGACAGGCCTGGTCCAACGGTGCGTGATAATCCAGAGAGATGAAAATGGTTTTGGGCTGACAGTGAGCGGGGACAACCCTGTGTTTGTGCAGCTGGTCAAGGAAGGTGAGGCTCTCGCTCGTACGACGCTCGCGCACAAAACTGAGCCAAACGCTTTGCGCACCAACGTGATGGTTTGCCGTTCCCTAGATGGAGCTGCCATGCGTGCCGGCGTCCAAACTGGCGACAGAATCATTAAGGTGATTGACTTACCGCTGTCTAATATTTGCACTTCATTGAGAAATTCTGGGGGGCTTAGGACGGACCCCTGGGGTGCGCCGCATTGTGCAGTTTATTCACATCATTTCAAATACTAACCTagaattaaatgtttttttcatcaGTTCTCTCGCTAAAATTGTTTCGTAGGTTAACGGGACCTTGGTGACGCATTCAAATCACACGGAGGTTGTCAAGCTGATCAAATGTAAGCACGTGTGTGTGCAATCATTTGCATTTTAAAGCACGGCATGAACTTTTTGTACCTTTGGTGCTTTTCAGCCGGTTCCTACGTAGCCCTCACGGTGCTGGGCAGACCTCCGGGTCTTCCTCAGATGCAGCTGGAAGACGACGACACGgtggatgaggaggaagagtgCGGCAGCGACCAATCGCTGCAAAATTCACCGGGAGGGGAGCGCCGCGGCAGCGCCACCTGTAGCCATGAAACACGCTCGCTGCCTGGCGGGGTAAGCAGATGACCAGCTGTCAGAACAAAgtgtattttctttcattttttttcttgttgtccaGGATGGATCCGTAGGCTCCAGGAACACCGAAACCGAAGAGTGTGACGGAGGGGCGTCGTCGCCGGGGGACGACGTTAGCGACGGGCTGGGTAGCAACAACATTTCGGTGGGCACACGAGCAtaaattgatttttggcttACAAGTACACAATCAATTTGGGAACCGACTAATAAATATTTTGCGGACCCCAAAGCCACGTCGATCATCTCATCAGATGAAAACAGGAAGCGAGTGTCGACGCTGCTCTTGAGTAACAATGTTCTCATCTGGGCCGTGTGTCCTAAAATAGCCAGCGAAGGCCTCCTCCCGCTTTGAAAAGTCCCCCGGAATTTTTTTCCCTGCCAGACTAAACAATCAATTTGGCTTAATTGTCGCGCCGTGTTCAGTCTATGTTTGGATTAGCCGAGCGACGGACGGTGGAGACCGCGCCCAGGGATTTaacgattttattttttggtattTGACTTGAAAAGCTATCAAGAAGGTTGTTTGTGTCGAATGTGGTGACCACTCAGGACACGGACGTCCGGCGCATCGCGGCTAGCCCGCCGTACCTTCTCAACCCGCAGATCATCGGCGCGGAAGACGACTACTTTGATTCGCAGCAAGAACAGGTGGCTCGGCGAATCGTTTTGTGGTTGGTTTTGACTTTTGGTGGGCGCAATGCGAGCGTGCGTGTTTTTTTCAGATGAACGGCCAGTGCGGTTGCTTTCAGAGCATCGACTCGCTCAAGTGTCGGCCTGCCCATCTCGCCGTTTTCCTCCATCACGTCGTTTCGCAGTTTGACCCCGCCCCTTTGGTACCCATGCCGTGACATTTTGGAGGATGCGTCCGGACGACGTTGTGTTCATTTCTGTTTGTCCTTTTTAGCTGTGTTTCTTATACGCCGACATCCACAAACAAACCAACTCGAAAGAAAGCCGACGATTCTTTATGGAATTTCACTCCCTCTTTGTGGATCGAACGGCGGTACGAGCAATtgagttcattcattcatttgaaatgttttattctatatttaatttatttaatttttaattttaaacttTAAACACTTCATTTGAAAAATTTGGTTTTAATCAGCCAATGATTTtggttttaatttaaaattctCTGTGCTTTGTAGAATCTGAAAGTCTCCGTGCCAGATGCCATCGCAGCTGAACTcggtaagaagaagaaaaaaaaagttccgtcCGAGTTAGTTTGAAGGCAGCGTGTCGTGCACCGTCGCGGAATAGCGCCCTCTACTGAGCGTTTGTGTTGTCCTCGCAGAGAAGCGCAGGCTGGAGTTAATCCCAGAGGAGGTGTGCAAGCAGTACACGCAAACCTTACAGGACTCGCTGATGCCGGACCTGCACAAGAACCTGGACGACTTCAGGTAAGTGGCGCGCCgggcggacaaaaaaaaaaaaacgtgacgcGCTTGACGTGTTGCGTGCGCGCGACGGCAGACAGAAGCGCAGCATGGGGCTGACCCTGGCGGAGGACGAGTTGTCCAGGTTGGACGCCGACGCGGGCAAAGAGCCGCCGGCTTGGGAGAGGGAATGCTCGTGTGCCGAACACATTCTCGTCAAGATCGAGGACATCCTGTGAGGAAATTCAGCCTGACAGAAATGTTTCTCATTTGAATGGCGCTCATGGCAAATTTCCCCTTGCAGATTAACATCTCAACCCTCTGAGGAGGAGAAATGGTAGGACTCGTAGCTTGCGCCGACATCCACGCCACACGTCTGATTTGTTCTCGTGCGGCAGCCAAGCGATGCAGTACGTCATCCTGACCTACATGAAGCACCTGGGCGTAAAAGTCAAGGAGCCTCGTGGCCTGGAACACAAGCGAGCGCGAATCAACTTCCTGCCCAAGATTAAGGTGCCCGCTTGAAGCTGCGCGAGTGGGTCAAACGAAACcaaagtggctttttttttccttttggctttccccccccacccccaacgaGCAGAAGAGCATCAAGCCCGACAAGGAAGGCGAGGAGAAAGTGAAAAAGCCTCGTTTTCCAAACATCTTGGTCCCGCCGCGCCGTCTGAGCAGAGTGGACTCTACTTCAGGTGAGCCGTGACAAAAATAATCGGCTGTCAACGGACAGCGGTGCAGGATTTGGTATGTGCGTGCAGTGggcaaggcggcggcggcggcggaggtgaACAAGCAGCGTTCCCCCAAGCTGCTCTCCCAGGCGGCTTTCGGCGTCCCCGAGCCGCCCGACCTGTCCCCTTCGAATTTCGGAAGGATCCGCGGGAATCACCTCAGCGAGGGTTCCGACGTTTTGAGCGCCTGGTCCACGCACAGCTCGCCCACGGCGACGCCCTCCGACGCCGGTGGCGGCGGGAACGACTCGGACAGCAGTAAGGAACGACCATCGGGACCCTGACGACATTTTCCCCAtctcttttgcttttgtttgttccTGCCCTCCCCAGACATGTCACCGTTCTGCACCCAGCCCCGAGCGGGCGAGCTTTTGATGTGCGGCGAGCGGCAAGATGGCGCCTGCAGCCCCACCGCTATGCAGTTTGACTTCAGTCCTTCCAACTTGGAGCACTTACAGGAGGAGGGAGACCAAGACAACTTCAGGTCGAAACGCGGGCTAGCCTAATGCTAACGCATCATGTAAACCACATGAGATGGGCTAACGTATGTTAGCATTAATCCGACGTGACTCATTGGATCGCAGGATGGAGGTGACGAGCGCGGCGGACGTGCCGAGCGAGGACGAGCACGCGTGCGAGGCGGCGAGCGAGGACGATCCGCTCAACTGGCAGAGCCTGGTGAGCCGCGATGTTCTGGCCGCGCTGCCGCCGCAGGAGATCAAGAGGCAGGAAGTCATCAACGGTGAGCCGCCGACACGCCGAACCGTATCGTGAGCGAACCCGATACCACGCAACCCGGTATATTCACTCGCTTGTGCCGTTTGAGCAGAGTTGTTCTACACGGAACGGGCCCACTTACACATGCTGAAGGTGTTGCACGGCGTGTTCTACCAGCGGCTCAGCGGGGATGCCATCTTGGCGCCGGACGAGCTCCACAGCATCTTCACCAACCTGGAGGACATCATTCAGTTGCACGGTCAGTCACACCGATGCGGATCATTCACAGAATATATCTGCAATCTGGTTTGGCCAGAGAGGAGTTACTGAGAATTAAGACACACACAGTTTCCTTCACGGAGCAAATGGCCGCCGTCAGAAAGAGGAGCGAGACGTCCGTCATCGGTCAGATCGGCGAGGATCTCTTGGCTTGGGTACGATCGAAATGAAAGCTAACGTAGCGACAAGCTCAACTTCAAAATGAGCGTTTAATGTCCAAAAACGTTTTGGTTGATTGTAACAAGCCCACGTGCGTGCGAATTGCAGTTTAGCGGCGAGGAAGAGGCGAAGATCAGACAGGCGGTGGCCACCTTCTGCAGTAATCAACCATCTGCGCTGGAGCTCatcaagagcaagaagaagaaggaccAGAGATTCGCCTTGTTCATGCGGGTGGGAAACACGTACAACAGCGCCCCCCGCTGGCTGACTCTCAGCACCGTTTGGGCTTTACGCGCAGGCGGCCGAGAGCAACCGGCTGTGTCGGCGCCTGCAGCTGAAGGACATCATTCCCGTGGAAATGCAGCGAGCCACCAAGTACCCGCTTCTCTTGGACAAGATTGCCAAGTACACCGGTGAGGCGGGCACCACTTGGCCTCAGCTTTTTCCCCCATCtgttcgacttttttttttttaactcacagAGGACGAGGACGAGGCGGACAAGGTGAGAAAAGCCGGTGAATGCTGCAGGCAGATTCTCAACCACGTGAACCAGGCGGTCAAAGAGGCTGAGAACAAGCAGGTAGACGTGACGTCACGCACTCGCCCGGTCCAAACCCAAAGCGCACGCACGGCACAAATGGCAACTTTCTCCCACCGCAAAAGAGGCTGCTGGACTACCAGAGACGCTTGGACATCTCCTCGCTCAAACCCAACGAGAACCCGCTCATCGCCGAGCTGCGGGTAGGAAAAGCCAGAACGAGCGGGTCGTCTGATTTTTGGGCTCGTGGGACTGATCAAAATGGATACCGTCCTCCAGAATCTGGACCTGACCAAGAGGAAGATGGTCCACGAGGGACCGCTCTCCTGGAAGGtcaacaaagacaaaagaaTCGGTACGGCCAAACGTTGAAAAAGCGTGAACGTTGAACTTGCGCTGAAGATGCAAATGCGCTCAGATCTGTGCACGCTCCTGCTGGAGGACGTCCTGGTCCTGCTGCAGAAGCAGGACGAGCGCCTGCTGCTCAAGTTCCACAGCAAGAGCGCGGCGAGCGCCGCCGACTCCAAGCTCAGCTTCAGCCCCGTCGTCAAACTCGGCACCGTGCTCGTCAGACCCGTCGCCACCAGTAAATCGCCGACCCGATTCATTTGACCCGTGAGTAAATGGTCTCTCCATGCGAGTGCCCTCTTCTACTTGTCCGCAGACAAAAAGTCCTTCTTCGTGCTGTCCATGTCGGAAAACGGGCCACAGATCTACGAGCTGACAGCTCAGAGCGCGTCCGACCAGAGGACGTAAGCGGCGGCGGGCCACGTTGCCGCGACGACCGCTTCCCCCGCCTAATTACGCTTTTTGTGCCCATAGGTGGCAGTGTCTCATCACGCAGTGCGCCGACGCCATCAAGGCAAAATCACACGACAGCCGCATGGCTGCCACGCCCGCTCAGTGAGTAGCACAGCTCGGCACAAAGTTTTGTATTTGCAGTTATCAAAATTTAAAGTTGCTTTCCCTTCCAGAAGTGAGCAAGACGCTATTGAGATCATCAATTGTGAGATGGACAAGCCCAGCAAAGACAGCACCAACTCGTCAGGTAGCTGACATGTTTGACACGAAAGACCGAGAGCCTCAAATGGTCAAATCCAAAAGGTATCTCCTCAGGGTCATCGGACATTCCCCCCACGACAAACCCCTTTGAGGGCATGAAGTCGGAGGACGAAGATGAGGACGAGGAGAGGGAGGACGAGGCGGGAGCGGCGTCCGCCGACGACAGATGTGAAGACgaagagaaagaagaagaggaaggcgaGATAGACGAGGAAGAGGCCTTCCCGAACCGAGACGAGGAGGCGCCCGCTTCGTCCTCCTCTCTGGGCTCTCCGTCGTCCGCCTCCAAAGCCGAAGAGGCTCTGCAGACGCGTGAGTTGACCTCATGGACGCTCACAACAAATTTGGCACAAAACACCCGGGCTTGCGTTTGTAGTGGTGCTGCTGAAGCAGCTCGTCTTCAAGCACATGACGGATGAGGAGAAGACCCCGCACGAGCCCACCTCTTCGCCTGGCGAAGGTCCAGACGGCGCCGCGGGGCAAAACTGCCCCATCGACGACGCCCGGATTGAACAGAATGGTACGCCTCGACAATTTGAATGTGAGGTTTGCTTAAAGGAAATGTGATTTTGATCATGTTCAATTAATTCATTCAAATTAAAAGAATACTACAAATTTGTGTTTTCGCTCAACAAAAGCATAAATAACACCACAAAGGGGTAAGTTTCAGAAAATGACTTGCCTGTTTTGGTGTAGGCGCGGTCGATCCGGGCGGCGGATTGGAGGACGACGGGGACGGCGTGGACGCGGTGGACATGAGCAAGCTCCTGTCGTCGGAGAACGGCGGGCGACCGAACCGCAGCAGACGTCTAATGACGCACATGCGCCTCTTGCAAGCGGACCTGCAGTACCTCAAAGTACACAAGCACGTCAAGTCACATGGGTCTGTTCAAAACATGGTTTAAATGTGGCGCTGTCCTTTCAGGAAGTGGAGCTGAAGTACAACGAGCTGCTCGGGACGCTGCCGGTTGACACGCCGGGCGACTCGGACAACGGTGGGTCGCTAgttgtcattttttgtttgtctgtcacTCGTCGCTAACACCTGCTGCTGTTGAATGCTTTTCAGACGGGCTTCGCTGAGGACGCCCTTGTCCCTTTTTGGGGTCTTGAAGGCAGAGCCACTTTTCTCTCCCactgcttttttctttcttttatttgaaCACTGGACGCTTAGCAAGTACAAAATCTTGTGGACGCTTCTCCGGCTTTGATGACATTATGATTATttttggttacaaaaaaaaaaaaagtaaacattcACAAGCTGCAAGACTGCACATGACAATTTGttgctcctcccccccccctcacctttTAGAGAAAATATGATGTAAAGAAAATTATGCAAACCTTTAAACACAGGACTGCTGTTAAGTCTTACTTGTATAATTAACTTATGAGAATGCTTTTCTATCTTTATGTCGTAACACGCAAAGATGCTAATTTACTCACGCAATATTATTAATCTTTtagttgattttcttttttttttaaatgatgtattTATTTGGCGTGACAGATATGCAATGTACATTGTCTCCTGTTAaataaaacacacgcacataattgtaaagactttaaaaatttccttttacaaaaatatgatatcccaaatacaagaaaaaaaatacgtcAATTGTGAAAACGTCGATTAGATTGCCGGAAGGGGCGTCTGAATGGAAATGATGGAACAAACCACATTCGGccagaaaatctttttttttatatataaaatttgaaCAAGTGAATACACAACAGGCTATTAtgcatataaaaaaatacaataaaaggggaaaaaaaataaatgaatcttATCTTTTCTATCGGAAGCAGACGTTCAAGTTGGCGGATGAAATGTAAAAGGCACTAAATGTACAACATTCCAGTTTGTTTTGGATTTCTGTAGGCCAAAGTCATTCAGAGATGAagaatacaaaaataataatcacaggGCAGGTTTTTGTCTTCCGTATTTAAGACATAGTgcacgttgttttttttgtttttttgacaacaaacaaagacGCTATCGAATAGAACAACTATTTAGCACACGGAGAGCCGAAAAGCCTAGGGAGGACCGTCCGTCTTTTCATAATTTATACTTTACAACATCACGTGGACGACGGCAACATgcacaaatacaaacacacgcgcacacgcggcCCCCAGCAGCTCAAAATCACGACAGGAAATAAAGGAAGCAAAAGAGCTGAGCTATCATACAATGGATTGTTTTTGGTGAAGACACTTAActcgttaaataaaaaaaaaaaagggccgtGCCTGCGACAGTGTAGCCTGTTACCGTAATGCGGAAAAAtatggctttttgttttttttttactaggagAGTTGTTTGTGGGGGGGTTTAAATAACTGAATTGTAATATTAGAAAGTAAGGTCAAGATTGTTAGATAGCATGTTAAGTGGTATCGCAAACGTTGCCGCCTGGTGGTCTATTCTAGTCACTACACGTCATCACTTTTGCAGGCACGGCTTTTAGCGCAAAtaatgaaaggggggggggggggctatgcTCACGAGACTGGAATGCATTTTGAGTCAGCAGCACACATGATGGCGGAATGACACGTCGATTACATCAAGTCAATTTGGCTTGCACAAAGACAAGGATGCACTTCAAAGCTGGAGCATGAATGACGATAATGGTTACGAGAAAGACGTTTGGCCCGTTTTTGTTCTTTTCTGTTAAATAAAAGTTCAATGTTTACACGTCAACCAGCTTTTTTGTTCTAGGATCATCACGTTAGTAGATGGCATGCAAACCCCTTAGGagaacttccttttttttttttttttaacttcgaacatgcaaaaaaaaattacttgatgaatttgcttttttttttttcaaaaaatgttccaGTGAGGGATGGGTGCGAGTGATCAATATGAGCATGTTGTCATCTTTTGTGAAAGGGACATTTTATGGAAAGCGCAACACGGAGGAGGGTCGCGACGTCGCCTCACCCAAGCCTTAAGTAGTGAAGGTAAAatcagtagtttttttttttcgttcctAACACGGGATCAAAAGATCGTGTTTTCCTACAATGATGTCAGCATTTTCAAAAGATTTTGGGGGAGTATTTTCCTTCTTTGTGAAGTAATTGTAACCAATAATGTTATACAGTCATTGGGGATTTTTCTCCAGTACTTCCTGACGTGCAAATGTAAAATAATGCAATCTGTTAACTACCCCAAAAGTCAATCAGAcgtgtggttgtttttttttgtcagtattCGAACCGTCGGCACAGTCGAGCTAAAACGAAATCTCAAAGAATTTCCAAAGCTCGTAGAAAATTCTGTCAGTGTGTCCAAAGGTGCGTCAGCATTTGGCTGGCGTGAGGACACTTCAAAACAACCAGTTACTATGTCATGGGAGTGTAGACGTGATGgcggaggacaaaaaaaaacaaaaaataaacaaaggcGTCCCCGTCCAAAGAATGGAGTGTTCCCGCGAGCAGCGGCGGATGcttaagcgtgtgtgtgtgtgtgtgtgtgtgtgtgttttgaactTTTGGTTGCGCGTGGCTCCTTCACCCCTCTTAGTCCGTCTCAGTTTTTGCGAATGTCTGCGTAGACCACAGGCTCCATCTTGTGGAAGGAGTTTTTGCTTCCCGAGTGATCCAACTGGACGTATATCACCGGGCCCTGGCAAAAACACAACGCTCCACGTCAGTTCGACCGCCGCCGgcgatgccgccgccgccgccgctccccAGGCCCCGTTCTCGGGTTCCCGCCAGGCTCCCCTGGGCTCCTACCTGCACTTGGCCTGGGGGGAGGCCGGTACCGGTGGGGCCCTCCGGCTTGGGCTCTACCTTCTTGATGGGCTGTGGAGGCGGCGCACGCGCGCTTTCCAAGTTTATACAGCTAGTTTGGGGGTACGGTTTGGCCGCCGTGGCGTTGTCGCACAATGGAGGGACGAGCACAATGAGGACCCAGACAAgaatggaagaaagaaaaaaaaaacagaaaaatgatgagcggggaGGTGGTGTCGCCATCGCCGCGCGGGCTTGACAAAGCATTTGCGTCACACATGGGGAAGCAGACTAAACTAAAGCTACTACTGGCCGGCTACGCGTGGAATGAGTGCGGACAAGTTGAAAGCTGCCAACATGCTTTGCCGAGCGATCGGGCCAAGCGAACGTGCGACGTAAAAGTGGACAGAGAATGAGAGTGTCAAAAGGATGGGTGGAAACAAGCAGCGGCTTCCCAAACAGTAACCCCAAAGATTGCCGAGCGGCCGGCCACGGCTCTATTTAACATCGTCGAGTGGTTCGGTTGCGCTCGGCTCGGATCGGTTACCCGGTTGCCAGGGAAAATGTTAAAGGTCCAGACGTAAACGCAGTGGCCATGCCGAGTGTTAAGAGGCGAGCGTCGCGTTAGGATTCTGTCATTCCACATAAAGCACGAAGACGGGCGACCTACCCTTCGTAATCGTTGCGATTGTGCAGCAGCTTCATGACCACGCAGACGGCCACTAAGATGAGCACCAGCAGAGCCAGAACGCCGCACACCGCTCCCGCGATGACGGCCGTGTTGCCCCGAGGGAGagctcctgcaaaaaaaaagtggaagccCGCTCAACGTCTGCTCTTGGACCTTTTCCAAGTGCTGCAGGGAATGTCCCAGAGTGGTGGCGAGCAAGCCGCCACACGTAGGCGCACGCTTTCCAAGAAGATGCTCAAGAATGTGGAACTGCATGACAGCGGCAAGTTTGTCGGACACAAacaaaacctcatgacagttTGAAATGCAACTGACGTGGATGCTTTCACGCAGCACTTGAAGAATCATCCCGACATTTCACGCGCTATTGCCTCACCCCGGGAGACCACGCGCAGCTCGGTTCGAGCTGGCGTGCCCATGAAGTCGGGCGGATTCTTCACGTCGCAGAAGTAGGTGCCGTTGTCGCCAAACAGCGCCGGGTTAAACCGGATGGACACGTCCCTCTTGTTGATGTCGCCGATGAACTGCACTCGGTCTTTGAACTCCTTAGGCGACGGGGCCGCCTTTCCATTGTAAAAGTAAAAGATCTGCCGccaaagcaaggaaggaaggaaggaaggaaacaagcaagggaggaaggaagcaaggaggaAACAGAGGGAGCATATTAGTAGCTCTTCATTTTGATCACCGCTGAATCGTTTTGATACTACCATACTACAAAGGGTCCAGATCCAGCTATTCGCCGACTCACCGCGTAGGGCGCCTTGGAGTAGGGGGTGTCGGGTTGGCTGGACTGGAAGTTCCACGTGACGGCAATGTCGCTGCTGACCACCTCGTTGGACTTGAAGGTGCAGCGGAGCACGCACGCCGTCCCGTTCTCCGCTACCACCTCGGGATCCGTGTAGATGTCAATGGCCAGCGTCCGGCCTGAAAGACGCACATACGTTTTGGGAATCAGCAGCGGTCATAAAAAGCATATGACACTTCATCTGATATTTTTACAGCAATGACATAATACATGCATTTGAATACATTTGCATTGTTATCTGAATATGTtgacatgtttgttttgaaagttaCATTTTGATTTAACTTTGATGTTACATTTAAATTGAATAATGCAAGTACTTATTCTCTTTGTGAAATTGTTTCCTGTATTTGTGTACACTATTAGATGAAGAAGCAACGATGCACACAATGCGCAGTGGTCGCATTTGGCAATAGCAAAAAGGGGAAGCAAGCATCGTTAGTCAGCCTTTTCCCACGTCTGCGGCTCTGTCAAACAGTCAAACATTTGCGTAAGCGCACTCAAAAGCAGATCCGCCTCCATATCTGTAGGCTGCTCGCCTCCAAGCTAATAACTCtcagaataaaaacaacaatactAAGACTAATTTTTGATTTCAAAGAAAAACACGCATTTCCTCATTCCATAATTTCCACATTAACGTAAACAATTGTTGGTTCCTGAGCACGTTTTTTGCTTGAAGGCCAAATCATAACCATCGGATAGAAAAAAGTACGAGTTATATTTATTTACTGCTTCATCTCATTAATAATTGACCTACCACACCTAACACACAACGGATACGCTGACATCCTGCCACTTACGTCCGaggtgtttgttttgttgcatTGGTGTTCGTTTTTGTCAGCAAATGTTGCAAAATGGTTCTCTGCAAATACCAGTTTCACTAACATACCTAGCAAAGGTTGTTTTAATCAGGAAATGCAAGCAGTTTGACCAATTGTGCGGCCCCAGAGAGGCTAACGaggcttgtttgtgttttggtCCGGTTTACTCCAAAACCTCCAAATAGTGCACTCTCTCATAAGACATCGGGGCGACAGGAGGTTCTACTAAAGCAAACCCGACCTGGGATGAATTCGGCCGTGTTGGTTAATTC
The Syngnathus typhle isolate RoL2023-S1 ecotype Sweden linkage group LG15, RoL_Styp_1.0, whole genome shotgun sequence DNA segment above includes these coding regions:
- the arhgef12b gene encoding rho guanine nucleotide exchange factor 12 isoform X3, which gives rise to MSGIQTTLTDRTPNILNKESPERKSKNDKCSVSVKQEFDPTGLVQRCVIIQRDENGFGLTVSGDNPVFVQLVKEDGAAMRAGVQTGDRIIKVNGTLVTHSNHTEVVKLIKSGSYVALTVLGRPPGLPQMQLEDDDTVDEEEECGSDQSLQNSPGGERRGSATCSHETRSLPGGDGSVGSRNTETEECDGGASSPGDDVSDGLGSNNISDTDVRRIAASPPYLLNPQIIGAEDDYFDSQQEQMNGQCGCFQSIDSLKCRPAHLAVFLHHVVSQFDPAPLLCFLYADIHKQTNSKESRRFFMEFHSLFVDRTANLKVSVPDAIAAELEKRRLELIPEEVCKQYTQTLQDSLMPDLHKNLDDFRQKRSMGLTLAEDELSRLDADAGKEPPAWERECSCAEHILVKIEDILLTSQPSEEEKCQAMQYVILTYMKHLGVKVKEPRGLEHKRARINFLPKIKKSIKPDKEGEEKVKKPRFPNILVPPRRLSRVDSTSVGKAAAAAEVNKQRSPKLLSQAAFGVPEPPDLSPSNFGRIRGNHLSEGSDVLSAWSTHSSPTATPSDAGGGGNDSDSNMSPFCTQPRAGELLMCGERQDGACSPTAMQFDFSPSNLEHLQEEGDQDNFRMEVTSAADVPSEDEHACEAASEDDPLNWQSLVSRDVLAALPPQEIKRQEVINELFYTERAHLHMLKVLHGVFYQRLSGDAILAPDELHSIFTNLEDIIQLHVSFTEQMAAVRKRSETSVIGQIGEDLLAWFSGEEEAKIRQAVATFCSNQPSALELIKSKKKKDQRFALFMRAAESNRLCRRLQLKDIIPVEMQRATKYPLLLDKIAKYTEDEDEADKVRKAGECCRQILNHVNQAVKEAENKQRLLDYQRRLDISSLKPNENPLIAELRNLDLTKRKMVHEGPLSWKVNKDKRIDLCTLLLEDVLVLLQKQDERLLLKFHSKSAASAADSKLSFSPVVKLGTVLVRPVATNKKSFFVLSMSENGPQIYELTAQSASDQRTWQCLITQCADAIKAKSHDSRMAATPAQSEQDAIEIINCEMDKPSKDSTNSSGISSGSSDIPPTTNPFEGMKSEDEDEDEEREDEAGAASADDRCEDEEKEEEEGEIDEEEAFPNRDEEAPASSSSLGSPSSASKAEEALQTLVLLKQLVFKHMTDEEKTPHEPTSSPGEGPDGAAGQNCPIDDARIEQNGAVDPGGGLEDDGDGVDAVDMSKLLSSENGGRPNRSRRLMTHMRLLQADLQYLKEVELKYNELLGTLPVDTPGDSDNDGLR